TGTGCACCTTCGGGTTCGTCCAGCGTGGTGCCCAGATAGGCTTCCTTCACGCGGCGGTTGTTACGGATGGCTTGCGGCGTGTCCGTGGCGATCACCTCGCCGTACACGAGCACCGATATGCGGTCGGCGAGGCCAAAGACGACGCTCATGTCGTGCTCGACCATCACCAGCGTCTTGCCGATGGTGACCCGGCGAATCAGTTCCACCGCGTGATCCGACTCGGAGCGGCTCATGCCCGCCGTGGGTTCGTCGAGCAGGATCACTTCGGCGCCGCCCGCAATCGTGATGCCGATTTCGAGCGCGCGCTGCTCCGCGTACGTGAGCAGCCCGGCAAGCGTGTCATGCCGCCCCTGCAGGCCGATCAGTTCGAGCACTTCTTCGGCGCGCTCACGCGCGTCGCGCAATTGCT
The nucleotide sequence above comes from Paraburkholderia flagellata. Encoded proteins:
- a CDS encoding ABC transporter ATP-binding protein, yielding MTAALELREVRKNFGRTEIIRGVDLNIAKGERHALIGPNGAGKSTTFNLISGRMAPSSGTVKLNGVDIGGLPPYKINRMGLSRSFQVTNIFHRLSVFENLRCSVLWSLGYRYSFWHRLEQLRDARERAEEVLELIGLQGRHDTLAGLLTYAEQRALEIGITIAGGAEVILLDEPTAGMSRSESDHAVELIRRVTIGKTLVMVEHDMSVVFGLADRISVLVYGEVIATDTPQAIRNNRRVKEAYLGTTLDEPEGAH